The proteins below are encoded in one region of Lactuca sativa cultivar Salinas chromosome 3, Lsat_Salinas_v11, whole genome shotgun sequence:
- the LOC111897978 gene encoding uncharacterized protein LOC111897978, which translates to MPFIEAVAQMRKHGKLFKELLTNRKKMEEVKKVVLNENCSAAMLNKLPKKKGDPGSLTLPCQFGNLVTIYALADSGASVNLMPYSFFKNLDLPEPRPIRMAIHLENKTVTFRRGICEDLLVKVDKFVFPANFTVLDMEADPQVPIILRRPFLNTESAIVDMRDSKLTLRVGDESVTFGVD; encoded by the coding sequence ATGCCATTCATAGAAGCGGTTGCACAAATGCGAAAACATGGAAAATTATTCAAAGAGCTGCTAACCAATAGGAAAAAGATGGAAGAAGTAAAGAAGGTGGTCCTAAACGAAAACTGTTCAGCTGCTATGTTGAACAAACTTCCTAAGAAGAAAGGTGATCCGGGAAGCTTAACATTGCCCTGCCAATTTGGAAACTTAGTTACCATTTATGCATTGGCTGATTCAGGGGCAAGTGTAAATCTCATGCCTTACTCGTTTTTCAAAAATTTAGATCTTCCAGAGCCAAGGCCCATTCGCATGGCGATTCACCTAGAAAACAAGACGGTTACATTCCGTAGGGGAATATGTGAAGATCTCTTGGTGAAAGTGGACAAGTTTGTGTTCCCCGCGAACTTTACAGTTTTAGACATGGAAGCGGATCCCCAAGTCCCGATCATACTCAGAAGACCTTTTCTTAATACAGAAAGTGCTATCGTCGACATGCGAGATTCTAAACTTACCCTTCGGGTAGGAGACGAATCAGTCACTTTTGGAGTTGATTAA